A section of the Indicator indicator isolate 239-I01 chromosome 26, UM_Iind_1.1, whole genome shotgun sequence genome encodes:
- the AP1B1 gene encoding AP-1 complex subunit beta-1 isoform X2 — protein MTDSKYFTTTKKGEIFELKAELNSDKKEKKKEAVKKVIASMTVGKDVSALFPDVVNCMQTDNLELKKLVYLYLMNYAKSQPDMAIMAVNTFVKDCEDPNPLIRALAVRTMGCIRVDKITEYLCEPLRKCLKDEDPYVRKTAAVCVAKLHDINAQLVEDQGFLDTLKDLISDSNPMVVANAVAALSEIAESHPSSNLLDLNPQSINKLLTALNECTEWGQIFILDCLANYMPKDDREAQSICERVTPRLSHANSAVVLSAVKVLMKFMEMLSKDLDYYGTLLKKLAPPLVTLLSAEPELQYVALRNINLIVQKRPEILKHEMKVFFVKYNDPIYVKLEKLDIMIRLASQANIAQVLAELKEYATEVDVDFVRKAVRAIGRCAIKVEQSAERCVSTLLDLIQTKVNYVVQEAIVVIKDIFRKYPNKYESVIATLCENLDSLDEPEARAAMIWIVGEYAERIDNADELLESFLEGFHDESTQVQLQLLTAIVKLFLKKPTETQELVQQVLSLATQDSDNPDLRDRGYIYWRLLSTDPVAAKEVVLAEKPLISEETDLIEPTLLDELICYIGTLASVYHKPPSAFVEGSRGVVHKSLPPRMGSSESAESPEAAPSAVQAAEQPAVIPTQGDLLGDLLNLDLGPPESGTPIATSTVQMGAMDLLGGGLDILMGDESEGMDGGSGGTFAPASITTMPAKLGAPLGSGLEDLFKLTGGVGTLSGSYVAPKTVWLPAMKAKGLEISGTFSRQVGSISMDLVLTNKALQVMSDFAIQFNRNSFGLAPAAPLQVHAPLAPNQSVEISLPLNTVGSVMKMDPLNNLQVAVKNNIDVFYFSTLYPLHILFVEDGKMERQMFLATWKDIPNENEAQFQIKDCSLNADAVSSKLQGSNIFTIAKRNVEGQDMLYQSLKLTNGIWVLAELRIQPSNPSFTLSLKCRAPEVSQYVYQAYETILKN, from the exons ATGACAGACTCAAAGTACTTCACCACCACAAAGAAAG gGGAGATATTTGAGCTAAAAGCTGAACTGAACAGTgacaagaaggagaagaagaaggaggcaGTGAAGAAGGTGATCGCCTCCATGACCGTTGGTAAAGATGTCAG TGCTCTCTTCCCAGATGTGGTAAACTGCATGCAGACGGACAACCTGGAGCTGAAGAAGCTGGTCTACCTCTACCTGATGAACTATGCCAAGAGCCAGCCAGACATGGCCATCATGGCAGTCAACACCTTTGTGAAG GACTGTGAGGACCCCAACCCGCTGATCCGGGCTCTGGCTGTCCGGACCATGGGCTGCATCCGTGTGGACAAGATCACGGAGTACCTATGTGAGCCCCTGCGCAAGTGCCTGAAGGATGAGGACCCCTATGTGCGCAAGACTGCCGCCGTCTGCGTGGCCAAGCTGCACGACATCAACGCCCAGCTGGTGGAGGACCAGGGCTTCCTCGACACCCTTAAAGACCTCATCTCCGACTCCAACCCCATG GTAGTAGCCAATGCAGTAGCAGCACTCTCGGAAATAGCAGAGTCTCACCCCAGCAGCAACCTCCTGGACCTCAACCCTCAGTCCATCAACaagctgctcacagccttgaATGAGTGCACTGAGTGGGGCCAGATCTTCATCCTGGACTGCCTAGCAAACTACATGCCCAAGGATGACCGGGAAGCCCAGAG catCTGCGAGCGGGTGACACCCAGGCTGTCCCATGCCAACTCAGCAGTGGTGCTGTCAGCAGTGAAGGTGCTGATGAAGTTCATGGAAATGCTGTCAAAGGACCTGGATTATTATGGGACACTGCTGAAGAAGCTGGCCCCACCACTGGTcaccctgctgtctgcagagcccGAGCTGCAGTACGTGGCCCTGCGCAACATCAATCTCATCGTGCAGAAGAG gcctGAGATCCTGAAGCACGAGATGAAGGTGTTCTTCGTCAAGTACAACGACCCCATCTATGtcaagctggagaagctggacatcaTGATCCGCCTGGCTTCCCAGGCCAACATTGCTCAG GTTCTGGCAGAGCTGAAGGAATATGCCACCGAGGTGGACGTGGACTTCGTGAGGAAGGCGGTGAGGGCCATCGGCCGCTGTGCCATCAAGGTGGAG CAATCGGCTGAGCGCTGCGTCAGCACCCTGCTGGACCTCATCCAGACCAAGGTCAACTACGTGGTGCAGGAGGCCATCGTCGTCATCAAGGACATCTTCCGCAAGTACCCCAACAA GTATGAGAGTGTCATTGCCACCCTGTGTGAGAACCTGGACTCCCTGGACGAGCCTGAGGCACGGGCAGCCATGATCTGGATCGTGGGCGAGTACGCGGAGCGCATCGACAACGCCGAcgagctgctggagagcttcCTGGAGGGCTTCCACGATGAGAGCACCCAG gttcagctgcagctgctgacagcCATTGTGAAGCTGTTCCTGAAGAAGCCCACTGAGACCCAGGAGCTGGTGCAGCAGGTGCTGAGCCTGGCCACACAG GACTCGGACAACCCCGACCTGCGGGACCGTGGCTACATCTACTGGCGCCTGCTCTCCACTGACCCGGTGGCGGCCAAGGAGGTGGTGCTGGCCGAGAAGCCTCTCATCTCGGAGGAGACAGACCTGATCGAGCCCACCCTGCTGGATGAGCTCATCTGCTACATCGGCACCCTGGCCTCCGTCTACCACAAACCCCCCAGCGCCTTCGTGGAGGGCAGCAGGGGGGTGGTGCACAAGAGCCTGCCCCCCAGGATGGGCTC GAGTGAGAGTGCCGAGAGCCCCGAGGCAGCCCCCTCAGCggtgcaggcagctgagcagccagctgTCATCCCCACTCAAGGGGACCTGCTGGGGGACCTGCTCAACCTGGACCTGGGCCCACCGGAGAGCGGGACACCCATCGCCACCTCCACCGTGCAGATGGGGGCTATGGACCTCCTCGGGGGTGGCCTGGACATCCTG ATGGGCGACGAGTCGGAAGGG ATGGATGGAGGCAGTGGTGGCACCTTTGCACCAGCATCCATCACCACGATGCCTGCCAAACTCGGGGCACCCCTTGGCAGTGGCCTGGAAGACCTCTTCAAACTCACTGGTGGGGTGGGGACCCTGTCAGGATCCTATGTGGCTCCCAAAACG GTCTGGCTCCCTGCCATGAAAGCCAAGGGGCTGGAGATCTCTGGCACCTTCAGCCGGCAGGTGGGCTCCATCTCCATGGACCTGGTGCTAACAAACAAGGCCCTGCAGGTCATGTCTGACTTTGCCATCCAGTTCAATCGCAACAG CTTTGGTctagccccagcagctcctcttcagGTCCATGCACCCCTTGCCCCCAACCAGTCTGTGGAGATCTCCCTCCCCCTGAACACTGTTGGCTCTGTCATGAAGATGGACCCTCTGAACAACCTCCAG GTTGCAGTGAAAAACAACATTGATGTCTTCTACTTCAGCACGCTGTACCCACTGCACATCCTCTTCGTGGAGGATGGGAAGATGG AGCGGCAGAtgttcctggccacctggaaggACATTCCCAATGAGAACGAGGCCCAGTTCCAGATCAAAGACTGTTCTCTCAATGCAG
- the AP1B1 gene encoding AP-1 complex subunit beta-1 isoform X7: MTDSKYFTTTKKGEIFELKAELNSDKKEKKKEAVKKVIASMTVGKDVSALFPDVVNCMQTDNLELKKLVYLYLMNYAKSQPDMAIMAVNTFVKDCEDPNPLIRALAVRTMGCIRVDKITEYLCEPLRKCLKDEDPYVRKTAAVCVAKLHDINAQLVEDQGFLDTLKDLISDSNPMVVANAVAALSEIAESHPSSNLLDLNPQSINKLLTALNECTEWGQIFILDCLANYMPKDDREAQSICERVTPRLSHANSAVVLSAVKVLMKFMEMLSKDLDYYGTLLKKLAPPLVTLLSAEPELQYVALRNINLIVQKRPEILKHEMKVFFVKYNDPIYVKLEKLDIMIRLASQANIAQVLAELKEYATEVDVDFVRKAVRAIGRCAIKVEQSAERCVSTLLDLIQTKVNYVVQEAIVVIKDIFRKYPNKYESVIATLCENLDSLDEPEARAAMIWIVGEYAERIDNADELLESFLEGFHDESTQVQLQLLTAIVKLFLKKPTETQELVQQVLSLATQDSDNPDLRDRGYIYWRLLSTDPVAAKEVVLAEKPLISEETDLIEPTLLDELICYIGTLASVYHKPPSSGTPIATSTVQMGAMDLLGGGLDILVCSGGTFAPASITTMPAKLGAPLGSGLEDLFKLTGGVGTLSGSYVAPKTVWLPAMKAKGLEISGTFSRQVGSISMDLVLTNKALQVMSDFAIQFNRNSFGLAPAAPLQVHAPLAPNQSVEISLPLNTVGSVMKMDPLNNLQVAVKNNIDVFYFSTLYPLHILFVEDGKMERQMFLATWKDIPNENEAQFQIKDCSLNADAVSSKLQGSNIFTIAKRNVEGQDMLYQSLKLTNGIWVLAELRIQPSNPSFTLSLKCRAPEVSQYVYQAYETILKN; this comes from the exons ATGACAGACTCAAAGTACTTCACCACCACAAAGAAAG gGGAGATATTTGAGCTAAAAGCTGAACTGAACAGTgacaagaaggagaagaagaaggaggcaGTGAAGAAGGTGATCGCCTCCATGACCGTTGGTAAAGATGTCAG TGCTCTCTTCCCAGATGTGGTAAACTGCATGCAGACGGACAACCTGGAGCTGAAGAAGCTGGTCTACCTCTACCTGATGAACTATGCCAAGAGCCAGCCAGACATGGCCATCATGGCAGTCAACACCTTTGTGAAG GACTGTGAGGACCCCAACCCGCTGATCCGGGCTCTGGCTGTCCGGACCATGGGCTGCATCCGTGTGGACAAGATCACGGAGTACCTATGTGAGCCCCTGCGCAAGTGCCTGAAGGATGAGGACCCCTATGTGCGCAAGACTGCCGCCGTCTGCGTGGCCAAGCTGCACGACATCAACGCCCAGCTGGTGGAGGACCAGGGCTTCCTCGACACCCTTAAAGACCTCATCTCCGACTCCAACCCCATG GTAGTAGCCAATGCAGTAGCAGCACTCTCGGAAATAGCAGAGTCTCACCCCAGCAGCAACCTCCTGGACCTCAACCCTCAGTCCATCAACaagctgctcacagccttgaATGAGTGCACTGAGTGGGGCCAGATCTTCATCCTGGACTGCCTAGCAAACTACATGCCCAAGGATGACCGGGAAGCCCAGAG catCTGCGAGCGGGTGACACCCAGGCTGTCCCATGCCAACTCAGCAGTGGTGCTGTCAGCAGTGAAGGTGCTGATGAAGTTCATGGAAATGCTGTCAAAGGACCTGGATTATTATGGGACACTGCTGAAGAAGCTGGCCCCACCACTGGTcaccctgctgtctgcagagcccGAGCTGCAGTACGTGGCCCTGCGCAACATCAATCTCATCGTGCAGAAGAG gcctGAGATCCTGAAGCACGAGATGAAGGTGTTCTTCGTCAAGTACAACGACCCCATCTATGtcaagctggagaagctggacatcaTGATCCGCCTGGCTTCCCAGGCCAACATTGCTCAG GTTCTGGCAGAGCTGAAGGAATATGCCACCGAGGTGGACGTGGACTTCGTGAGGAAGGCGGTGAGGGCCATCGGCCGCTGTGCCATCAAGGTGGAG CAATCGGCTGAGCGCTGCGTCAGCACCCTGCTGGACCTCATCCAGACCAAGGTCAACTACGTGGTGCAGGAGGCCATCGTCGTCATCAAGGACATCTTCCGCAAGTACCCCAACAA GTATGAGAGTGTCATTGCCACCCTGTGTGAGAACCTGGACTCCCTGGACGAGCCTGAGGCACGGGCAGCCATGATCTGGATCGTGGGCGAGTACGCGGAGCGCATCGACAACGCCGAcgagctgctggagagcttcCTGGAGGGCTTCCACGATGAGAGCACCCAG gttcagctgcagctgctgacagcCATTGTGAAGCTGTTCCTGAAGAAGCCCACTGAGACCCAGGAGCTGGTGCAGCAGGTGCTGAGCCTGGCCACACAG GACTCGGACAACCCCGACCTGCGGGACCGTGGCTACATCTACTGGCGCCTGCTCTCCACTGACCCGGTGGCGGCCAAGGAGGTGGTGCTGGCCGAGAAGCCTCTCATCTCGGAGGAGACAGACCTGATCGAGCCCACCCTGCTGGATGAGCTCATCTGCTACATCGGCACCCTGGCCTCCGTCTACCACAAACCCCCCAGC AGCGGGACACCCATCGCCACCTCCACCGTGCAGATGGGGGCTATGGACCTCCTCGGGGGTGGCCTGGACATCCTGGTAT GCAGTGGTGGCACCTTTGCACCAGCATCCATCACCACGATGCCTGCCAAACTCGGGGCACCCCTTGGCAGTGGCCTGGAAGACCTCTTCAAACTCACTGGTGGGGTGGGGACCCTGTCAGGATCCTATGTGGCTCCCAAAACG GTCTGGCTCCCTGCCATGAAAGCCAAGGGGCTGGAGATCTCTGGCACCTTCAGCCGGCAGGTGGGCTCCATCTCCATGGACCTGGTGCTAACAAACAAGGCCCTGCAGGTCATGTCTGACTTTGCCATCCAGTTCAATCGCAACAG CTTTGGTctagccccagcagctcctcttcagGTCCATGCACCCCTTGCCCCCAACCAGTCTGTGGAGATCTCCCTCCCCCTGAACACTGTTGGCTCTGTCATGAAGATGGACCCTCTGAACAACCTCCAG GTTGCAGTGAAAAACAACATTGATGTCTTCTACTTCAGCACGCTGTACCCACTGCACATCCTCTTCGTGGAGGATGGGAAGATGG AGCGGCAGAtgttcctggccacctggaaggACATTCCCAATGAGAACGAGGCCCAGTTCCAGATCAAAGACTGTTCTCTCAATGCAG
- the AP1B1 gene encoding AP-1 complex subunit beta-1 isoform X1 encodes MTDSKYFTTTKKGEIFELKAELNSDKKEKKKEAVKKVIASMTVGKDVSALFPDVVNCMQTDNLELKKLVYLYLMNYAKSQPDMAIMAVNTFVKDCEDPNPLIRALAVRTMGCIRVDKITEYLCEPLRKCLKDEDPYVRKTAAVCVAKLHDINAQLVEDQGFLDTLKDLISDSNPMVVANAVAALSEIAESHPSSNLLDLNPQSINKLLTALNECTEWGQIFILDCLANYMPKDDREAQSICERVTPRLSHANSAVVLSAVKVLMKFMEMLSKDLDYYGTLLKKLAPPLVTLLSAEPELQYVALRNINLIVQKRPEILKHEMKVFFVKYNDPIYVKLEKLDIMIRLASQANIAQVLAELKEYATEVDVDFVRKAVRAIGRCAIKVEQSAERCVSTLLDLIQTKVNYVVQEAIVVIKDIFRKYPNKYESVIATLCENLDSLDEPEARAAMIWIVGEYAERIDNADELLESFLEGFHDESTQVQLQLLTAIVKLFLKKPTETQELVQQVLSLATQDSDNPDLRDRGYIYWRLLSTDPVAAKEVVLAEKPLISEETDLIEPTLLDELICYIGTLASVYHKPPSAFVEGSRGVVHKSLPPRMGSSESAESPEAAPSAVQAAEQPAVIPTQGDLLGDLLNLDLGPPESGTPIATSTVQMGAMDLLGGGLDILLRSDVGGSPSVSVGGTFAPASITTMPAKLGAPLGSGLEDLFKLTGGVGTLSGSYVAPKTVWLPAMKAKGLEISGTFSRQVGSISMDLVLTNKALQVMSDFAIQFNRNSFGLAPAAPLQVHAPLAPNQSVEISLPLNTVGSVMKMDPLNNLQVAVKNNIDVFYFSTLYPLHILFVEDGKMERQMFLATWKDIPNENEAQFQIKDCSLNADAVSSKLQGSNIFTIAKRNVEGQDMLYQSLKLTNGIWVLAELRIQPSNPSFTLSLKCRAPEVSQYVYQAYETILKN; translated from the exons ATGACAGACTCAAAGTACTTCACCACCACAAAGAAAG gGGAGATATTTGAGCTAAAAGCTGAACTGAACAGTgacaagaaggagaagaagaaggaggcaGTGAAGAAGGTGATCGCCTCCATGACCGTTGGTAAAGATGTCAG TGCTCTCTTCCCAGATGTGGTAAACTGCATGCAGACGGACAACCTGGAGCTGAAGAAGCTGGTCTACCTCTACCTGATGAACTATGCCAAGAGCCAGCCAGACATGGCCATCATGGCAGTCAACACCTTTGTGAAG GACTGTGAGGACCCCAACCCGCTGATCCGGGCTCTGGCTGTCCGGACCATGGGCTGCATCCGTGTGGACAAGATCACGGAGTACCTATGTGAGCCCCTGCGCAAGTGCCTGAAGGATGAGGACCCCTATGTGCGCAAGACTGCCGCCGTCTGCGTGGCCAAGCTGCACGACATCAACGCCCAGCTGGTGGAGGACCAGGGCTTCCTCGACACCCTTAAAGACCTCATCTCCGACTCCAACCCCATG GTAGTAGCCAATGCAGTAGCAGCACTCTCGGAAATAGCAGAGTCTCACCCCAGCAGCAACCTCCTGGACCTCAACCCTCAGTCCATCAACaagctgctcacagccttgaATGAGTGCACTGAGTGGGGCCAGATCTTCATCCTGGACTGCCTAGCAAACTACATGCCCAAGGATGACCGGGAAGCCCAGAG catCTGCGAGCGGGTGACACCCAGGCTGTCCCATGCCAACTCAGCAGTGGTGCTGTCAGCAGTGAAGGTGCTGATGAAGTTCATGGAAATGCTGTCAAAGGACCTGGATTATTATGGGACACTGCTGAAGAAGCTGGCCCCACCACTGGTcaccctgctgtctgcagagcccGAGCTGCAGTACGTGGCCCTGCGCAACATCAATCTCATCGTGCAGAAGAG gcctGAGATCCTGAAGCACGAGATGAAGGTGTTCTTCGTCAAGTACAACGACCCCATCTATGtcaagctggagaagctggacatcaTGATCCGCCTGGCTTCCCAGGCCAACATTGCTCAG GTTCTGGCAGAGCTGAAGGAATATGCCACCGAGGTGGACGTGGACTTCGTGAGGAAGGCGGTGAGGGCCATCGGCCGCTGTGCCATCAAGGTGGAG CAATCGGCTGAGCGCTGCGTCAGCACCCTGCTGGACCTCATCCAGACCAAGGTCAACTACGTGGTGCAGGAGGCCATCGTCGTCATCAAGGACATCTTCCGCAAGTACCCCAACAA GTATGAGAGTGTCATTGCCACCCTGTGTGAGAACCTGGACTCCCTGGACGAGCCTGAGGCACGGGCAGCCATGATCTGGATCGTGGGCGAGTACGCGGAGCGCATCGACAACGCCGAcgagctgctggagagcttcCTGGAGGGCTTCCACGATGAGAGCACCCAG gttcagctgcagctgctgacagcCATTGTGAAGCTGTTCCTGAAGAAGCCCACTGAGACCCAGGAGCTGGTGCAGCAGGTGCTGAGCCTGGCCACACAG GACTCGGACAACCCCGACCTGCGGGACCGTGGCTACATCTACTGGCGCCTGCTCTCCACTGACCCGGTGGCGGCCAAGGAGGTGGTGCTGGCCGAGAAGCCTCTCATCTCGGAGGAGACAGACCTGATCGAGCCCACCCTGCTGGATGAGCTCATCTGCTACATCGGCACCCTGGCCTCCGTCTACCACAAACCCCCCAGCGCCTTCGTGGAGGGCAGCAGGGGGGTGGTGCACAAGAGCCTGCCCCCCAGGATGGGCTC GAGTGAGAGTGCCGAGAGCCCCGAGGCAGCCCCCTCAGCggtgcaggcagctgagcagccagctgTCATCCCCACTCAAGGGGACCTGCTGGGGGACCTGCTCAACCTGGACCTGGGCCCACCGGAGAGCGGGACACCCATCGCCACCTCCACCGTGCAGATGGGGGCTATGGACCTCCTCGGGGGTGGCCTGGACATCCTG CTGCGAAGCGATGTGGGAGGCAGTCCTTCTGTGAGTGT TGGTGGCACCTTTGCACCAGCATCCATCACCACGATGCCTGCCAAACTCGGGGCACCCCTTGGCAGTGGCCTGGAAGACCTCTTCAAACTCACTGGTGGGGTGGGGACCCTGTCAGGATCCTATGTGGCTCCCAAAACG GTCTGGCTCCCTGCCATGAAAGCCAAGGGGCTGGAGATCTCTGGCACCTTCAGCCGGCAGGTGGGCTCCATCTCCATGGACCTGGTGCTAACAAACAAGGCCCTGCAGGTCATGTCTGACTTTGCCATCCAGTTCAATCGCAACAG CTTTGGTctagccccagcagctcctcttcagGTCCATGCACCCCTTGCCCCCAACCAGTCTGTGGAGATCTCCCTCCCCCTGAACACTGTTGGCTCTGTCATGAAGATGGACCCTCTGAACAACCTCCAG GTTGCAGTGAAAAACAACATTGATGTCTTCTACTTCAGCACGCTGTACCCACTGCACATCCTCTTCGTGGAGGATGGGAAGATGG AGCGGCAGAtgttcctggccacctggaaggACATTCCCAATGAGAACGAGGCCCAGTTCCAGATCAAAGACTGTTCTCTCAATGCAG